In a single window of the Coffea eugenioides isolate CCC68of chromosome 3, Ceug_1.0, whole genome shotgun sequence genome:
- the LOC113765677 gene encoding acyl carrier protein 1, chloroplastic-like translates to MASITGSFTSLSCSLMPNQAVNRVSKLGSMSLSISGKSFPSLRVQPAHFRVSCAAKPETVDKVCKIVRKQLALPDESEVAGHSKFASLGADFLDTVEIVMGLEEEFGISVEEESAQNIATVQDAADRIEKLIENKGA, encoded by the coding sequence ATGGCTTCAATTACAGGATCCTTCAcctccctctcttgctcactCATGCCTAACCAGGCAGTCAACAGGGTCTCTAAATTGGGCTCGATGTCGCTCTCTATCAGTGGAAAAAGTTTCCCTTCTCTACGCGTGCAGCCAGCTCATTTCCGTGTGTCCTGCGCAGCCAAACCAGAGACTGTGGACAAAGTATGTAAGATTGTGAGGAAGCAGCTGGCTCTGCCTGATGAATCCGAAGTTGCTGGACATTCAAAATTTGCATCTTTGGGTGCTGATTTTCTTGACACTGTTGAGATTGTCATGGGGCTTGAGGAGGAGTTCGGCATTAGTGTGGAAGAAGAAAGTGCTCAGAACATTGCGACTGTTCAAGATGCGGCTGATCGGATTGAGAAGCTTATCGAGAACAAGGGTGCTTAA